The DNA window CTCCCTATTTATTAGCTGCTCAGTATCGGGCGCATATCAAAGAGGAACACTCGAGTAATTCAATGTGTCCAATCCCCCAATTTATATTACACACCACCGGGCCCTTTATCTATCAGTCCCGTCATCTTATAAGGAATAATCGCCCTAGATCAGAAGCCAAACTTTGAAtggccaaaaaagaaaacagcttCCAAGAAAATTAACGCCTGTTTGCTAATCGCATCGTATAACTCGCTTTACAAAGAAATAGCACCCCTTCGGCTCTCTCGAACGTGCAACATTCCCTGCAGACCGCAAAATACGAAGAAACCCtacaggcaaaaaaaaaggcaatgtTAGAAGAAAGAATGTTATGGATTGCTGAGTCTCGGAAGGATTCGGATTGGATCGGAGGGAGCAAGACGTACGATGTAGACAAAGACGGCAGTAAAGACTGTGCCAGAGACGGCCTTTCCATCAGCGGGATCGTCGACACCTCCGACGAGCTCCTCGTGGCCGGAGCGATATAGAGCGGCGAGGACGGTcaggatgatgatggcgaagaaggagatgacGGTGCTGTTTCGGAGTGCCCACCACGCGGATTGTTAGCCAACAGTAACCCTTTTCCACAGATTCGGTAGCTCTTCCTTGAACGCTGGCTTCGGAGATGGATTTCAGAACTTCCGATATGATGAGGACATACCAAGACCATGCTTGCATAGCACTGACGACGGGCTTCATGATGGGCGAAGGGGGAGTGGCGTGCGTGCAAGGCCTGACGCGCGGCTAGGAAAGACGAGGCAGTGTAGCGCTTTCGCTCAAAGGAAACGAGGCGACCAAAGAGATTATTTGAAAACAGGAATCACGATGAAACCTCggtgttttttttggttgCAGCAAATGATGTTAGTGGTGTGGTATGCAGGTTGCGTAGCTGCCAGTCAAATCCAATAGCGCAACTAAAACGGAgctcagcaccagcgccgcggCCGGGGGAGCGCAACAGCTGGATGCCTGGGATATCAGGCACTAACGGACTGCTATATTAGACTCCGGGACGGTGGGGCTTTAGGCGCGCGGAAGTGGCGGCCAATCCGAACTGAGACGGCGGGCGCTTATGTGTACTTTGGAACCTTGCCTTGTAAGGGCTTGTTTGGACGGGAGGGGATCGGATCTGAGCAGGGAAcgttttttgtttccttggATTAGCTATTTAGCGTCAGATTTGCGTGGGTCTGATGTTTTCATTGGCTGTGGTGCGAGGgactgtacatgtacaagaTCGGTGTTGATGGATGAGAGAGCAAAGGCtagctgatgatgaatggGGCTGAGGCTGGATGCGAATTTCGGGCTTTGGTTGTTACACGGGGAGTTGTGGCTTAGCAAATCTCGGTGACGAAGCAGCGTTTTCTTGTTCCACAATGCGAGAGAGCGTGGTGATGCTCGTATTCTAGCTCCATGCTGGGTGTATGAGGCAGTTGAGATCCCCATGTCGAGCATCAGCATATGTGTCGGCTTCCTCATCTGCTCACACATTCCCCTGTTTATCTACCCTTTTTAACGATAATACCCTTGAATTCTGCTGGataagctgcagcttcctcTATACGCACTCATGGCCCCCTTTCTCAAGGAAGCATTTTAGGCTCAGCTGGCCCACCCAATGTCGCACCGCGGCACGGCTGGCCACCTATCATCCAGCCAGGGGTGCTCCCTGTGCACATCTGGAGTCGCATCAGGCGGCCCTCGCCCATCCAACCAGCCTTTGTGGCCTGGTACAAAGTTTTGGGGGCAGGAAAAAGCATCTCAGTTCAATGGGTGCCGGGCAGTTCCAAAAATAAGGAGCCGGGCTGGGGGGTGTCTGGACAGCCTGGCGGCTCAGTCGGAAGCCGGCAGGCGGAAGATGTGTTTTATTAGACGTGAAACGGAGCAGACAGGTTGAGATTTCTTTTGAGATTTGGGAATATATATGTGGATGAACTTGAGTCGAGCTGTGCTGTGTTCGTTTCTGCCGTTCATTTCCGCTACTGCAAggtccctcttcttcttgtacaCACGGGTTTTGTACGTCTGTGGAGCCGGTTATCGACAGATTCAACAAACactcgcctttttttttttttttttgacgaGAGTACCGCAGGTCGAGTCATAAGTCGTACCACCTAGGAGTTTAGGAGCAAACAAACAGCCCTACTGATCGACCAgcaagcgaaaaaaaaaaaacgagacCAACTATTTCTGTCTCACTTCGCTACAATCCCGCCCCAAGTAACATTGCTGTCTGTTACTCGAGAgctagagagagaagaggcttgGCTACCGTTGTCGCTGCAAGCAGTGTCATTAGTTTCGagaattttttttcaacAGAAGAGGCTTCGTATAGATCTAGGTATGTGCATACACTTCGTAACCACCCTTGGGATGGAAGCCCTGGTTGTCTCGAGTTTCCGGTgtctttctttgtttcccCTTTGGTTTCGCTCGGCTGCAGCTTCCCGTCGCCCTCGTGTTGCCGTTCGGACCTATAACTCCTTTGttttcctcgtcctcgtcctaTCGAGCCCTTTCAGCTTCCCACTTCTTATTCACACTCTCACTTGTATTGCGCTTACACGACTTTGCAGTATAGATTTACTCTCAAAATATTTCGGTACATCTTAATTTCGCCACGAAAAAAAGGACCAATTTTCTCTCCGTCGTTACCATGCGGGCTTGCAATGTTCTAGCGATTTTCTCAACCGTCAGCTGTGCCGCAGCCAAAGATGCGCCTGTCGTTTCTGGGAATCCTCAAGGCGTCGAATACACGGCCACTCTGCCCAAAGAACCCTTCTTCCCCAAAGCGGAGCTGGTGGGCAACGTCAAGGGCAACGTTTCGGCAGTGGCAGGTCCTGGTGGCAAGGGCGTCAGATTCACCGTCCAATTCGAAAACTTTCCCAAGTCGGGTGGCCCTTTCAGTGAGCAATGTCCATCTGGAGATTGATTTGACAGCATCACAGTGGCTAATCAACTAATTCATGCAGTATATCACATCCATGAGAAgccagccatcgccggcaACTGCACATCAACTTTGGCGCATCTAGACCCGTTCGGCCGTGGCGAGACGCCTGCTTGCGATGACTCCAAGCCCGAGACTTGCCAGGTCGGCGACTTGAGTGGGAAATACGGCAAAATCACCTCCGATCCTTTCTTGGCGGAATACTTTGACCTCTACACCTCTATGAAGCCGGACAATCCGGCCTTCTTTGGCAATCTGTCGATCGTGGTCCATTACGCAAACAAGACGCGTCTGACCTGCGccaactttgccaagctgCAGGTCTCAAGCAGTATTACAAAAGCAGCCCACACGACCACCAGCTCTCGCACTGCTACCAAGGCCCCAAGTGCTACTGGTGCTCATAAGATTGTTGGACCGCATAATTCAACAATCTCTCGTAATGTCACAGGCCCCCATCATACTACAGGTTCTCGCCCTACGAAGAATCCTCACAACATTACAAATGTCCTCTCTGCTACTGGCGTTCTTACTCGCACTGGCGTCGTAACTGCTACTGGCGGCCTCACCATTCCGGCGAGCTTCACTACTGCCTCTACCAGTGATGCTGTAGGTGCAAGTGCCACATCATCTACTGTACCCTTTCcgggggctgctgctgggaacAAAATCTCAATCTCTCTGCTGGGTGGCGTTGTTGTCATAATGTTACTCTCCCTGTGAGACATGAAAATGGGATCGCcttgcatgtacatgtaggtagaGCCTTTGTGCGATACCCCTATTCAGGATGGGAAAGGGACTGGGTTTCTTTATttgcttgttttttcttctcatacACATTTAATGATAGAACAATGTTTGCTTTAAGCCGGCCCTTATAGCTAGACAATACAAATTTACACACCTCCTTTATCAGGCTCTGCCGTGTGAAGCGCACAAACTGCGACTAGTGGGATGCGGCTGAGCTGTACAATCAAACGGCTCGACTCACTGCATGGTTGCATTTAATTTCCTTCTGTCCAACGTGATTGGCCCCCAAAGGCAGGGCAAAACGCAGAGGCAGAATAGAACGAGGCTGGCTGGCCTCTGAAGCGCCACCATGCAAGCAAACAGTACCTGGCTGCCAATAGTTTCCTTTCAGGCTGTCTCCCTGCTTACAGCATGGCATGCAGTGACAGCTCATTAAACAGAAGCGAGTCCCCCCCGTAGTGGACTTTGCTGCGCAACTGCTGATCGTCATGAATCGTAAATAATAGTGATTCAGGCAGCTGCATATATACCTCAGGGTAcctagaaagaaaaaaaagaaaaaaaatccgaGGGGACGAAAgcaaaagtataaaaagagTCTCAGGTCTCACCTTTaatttgcctttgcctggCGTCACTGC is part of the Trichoderma atroviride chromosome 1, complete sequence genome and encodes:
- a CDS encoding uncharacterized protein (SECRETED:SignalP(1-18)), encoding MRACNVLAIFSTVSCAAAKDAPVVSGNPQGVEYTATLPKEPFFPKAELVGNVKGNVSAVAGPGGKGVRFTVQFENFPKSGGPFIYHIHEKPAIAGNCTSTLAHLDPFGRGETPACDDSKPETCQVGDLSGKYGKITSDPFLAEYFDLYTSMKPDNPAFFGNLSIVVHYANKTRLTCANFAKLQVSSSITKAAHTTTSSRTATKAPSATGAHKIVGPHNSTISRNVTGPHHTTGSRPTKNPHNITNVLSATGVLTRTGVVTATGGLTIPASFTTASTSDAVGASATSSTVPFPGAAAGNKISISLLGGVVVIMLLSL
- a CDS encoding uncharacterized protein (TransMembrane:2 (i12-31o51-71i)), which codes for MKPVVSAMQAWSCTVISFFAIIILTVLAALYRSGHEELVGGVDDPADGKAVSGTVFTAVFVYIGFFVFCGLQGMLHVRESRRGAISL